CAAAGACTTTGTGAACAGCAGCAAATTTCTGGGGCTCATGTGGGGAAAAATAAGGAGAAAATGGGCATTCTTCTGCGCATCTTCTTCGCAAAAGTTTACAAGCCGCGCATGGAGTTATTGTGTTTAGCATCGTCTGTCTCTTTCCCATCACTGAACAACCACTACTCTCCGTCTTCAACTTCTTTCCAATTTCTTCCACTCCTTCCACCCTAATCAAACAATAAAAATGTTGTTTCGCAAGACACAAAAGTTAAGTCAACAATGGAGAGAATTAAAGAGTTCCATGGACGCAAAACCTGGCTTTTTTAAGAGATGAAATCAAAAGGATTTACCTTTCTCTGGACATTCAAGTAAAATCACTGTTGCTGATCAAGAGATGTTCAAATCAAGTAAGACTCAAGGAAAAGAGATAGAGGAAGCACGAATGGGGAACAAGGACCGGAGGAGCGCTTAAAAGAGAGGGGTGGGTGGGTTGTGGagattcttattattatttaggGCAAAATAGGTCAATGTTCTTGGTAAGAATTTTTTAAGGGTTTCCACTAATAAAAGATTTaccaaaacacaaaaactcttgagacggtcttacggatcaatttcgtggatcgaatctcttatttgggtcatccatgaaaaagtattactttttatgctatgagtattactttttattgtgaatatcggtagggttgatccgtctcacagttaaagattcgtgagaccatctcacaagagacctacgcATACCAAAATACTACTACATAAGAGAGTAATCTCatatttaataatcataatattcttgcttatttttaattatataaaaaagttTCGCATtatgaaaattgttgaataacTATAATTAGAGAGAAAATATTAAATGGAATATGTAGGTGTGAAGAAAACTACAAATACATCGTATAAGTTCACTTATTTTTGGTTTATGGTAATCTaatcaatttttcgaaatttgattttagtccaataatatttttttttcacttttagtCATTCTCATCGTGATACCGGCATATGAACGCCACATTAATTAATCGATTTGATGTACTTTCCAACACATCCGAATCCCTCACATTATTAGTACATGATAACATTAATTATACTGTCCGATTTATAAAACACCTAAgactattttcttaattaatgaaTAACTAATTCACCTAAAAGTTTTTAAACCATTACTGTAGATGATAATGTATAGCATTGCAAGCCAACAAGGTACTCCCAGttgaattttggttaaaattgtttatatatataattttgttataatATTCATCTACCTTACTTATCTCTATTTCCGTCTTTGAAGTGACactcatatatttaatatacaatttttatatacttaattattcaataaataaatatcactTTAATGATAATATATAACGAACAAGATTGATggacaatataatataattatatatataagtgCCAGTTTATTGATAAAGTTAGCCCACGTGTGACATGTTGCACTTGCTGACTTTTGGACTGAAATCTACTCAAATTAATTGCTTCACACTTTGAATTACCTCACCTgtcttataaatttaattaattggtatTGACGATTTCAAgctgaaaattaaattaaattaaacaatgGTAATTAGAAGTTAAAGTGTGTAATATTACGCCGATATTTCCTTGTCAATATTGACATTAACATATTAAAcgtatattaatttatattttgatgATTTCATCGCCACATGCACCACGATGCACATGgaagaataaataattaaattgagtaatattattaataatctaTTACTATATATCTgtcccaaatatatatatatttgtttattttttcggCTCGATTTCACATTAATTTTCAACGTATAATCTTAAAACTTCTAATAACCTTCATACCATAAAACAATTAAACATTATCAGATAAACTAAGTTAtggacaatttatttatttatttatatattatgtaatGAACAGGAAGCAAATATAAATTAGACCGGGTGGAACAAGTTGAATAAGGTTGGTCTGCCGTCTACCACCCGACATCGTGCTGCCAAGGAACAAGGGTGGTGCCGGCAAGGAACAAGGGTGGTGCCGGTCAGCCCATATTAGTTTAATACCCGGAATAATACTATttagatatataaaataatatttaaaagcatGATTATTTTTGTAGTTTACAAATAGATGAAATTCAAAAATAGATTTGATGAATAGAAATAAAGTATAGGAAAGTAAGACGGTGACATATCGAGAAAGACACGTCATATATACATTAAATTGTGATGAGCGGTCTTCTAAAAACCTCGCTTAAACGCGCTTAAGTTTGAAGCTCGACAAAAACGTGGTTTGAAGCTTGACAAAAACGCGTCGCTTCGGAGAAAAGCGGTCAAACCGAATTAAACGTAATTAAGATGTTTAATTAAGCATgtttaagcacaattaatcgtataggtttatttttaaattttttattttgaagatatatttttattttaaaataataaattaggtttgtaatttagatatttattttttaattttaattatgattaagcgtaTTTGACaatgatttgataaatatttagtattttttaatgtggtctagttgcaaaaacaaataatcattataattttgagatttttatttttttataaatatgagaattaatgcatcatacttaaatttatcatatttatgaattattttatttatttattggtttgatataattataattatattaaaattaaaaaatattttttcacgctTAAACCCGTGCTAATCTCCCTTAAACTTGAAAAACTTGGAGCTCGACATCCACACTTTGAGACGTTTCAAGCTTTTTAGAACCATGGCCATGAGTTGATTGTTTGATATGGATCTTGTTGAATAAGCTAATGACAAATGGCAAATCGaaacaaaaatcatatttttaagaAATCTAACAAATACTCGAAACAAAAAAATTGGTAAAAGGTCGTACCATCGAGACAGGACACGTATTGCATTTGGcaataaattttgaaacattatagaaaataaaattgagcGTTGAAAAGTCGAAGTGTGAATTTGTGAGAAAtccacaatttttatttttatttttaattaatgttcCACTCTCCACCTCGCAACAAAGAAGAAGCTCCGCTCCGTCTTTCGATCGATCGAACTCGTTCTGGGTCATTTCAGAGGTAATTAGCGAATCCCATTTCCTTAATTTGGCTGTGGAATGGAATTTGTCGAGCAAAAACATAATCTATTGCGATTTGGTTCTTTATTGTGTGTGGTTATTCTTCTGAGTTCTGAAACAATGGATTGGCAATATCTACTACCCGGTTACTGCTATTCATGAAGGATTACTTACGTGTGCGTGTGTTTTTCCCCCCACTTTTCTGTCGTTTTGGCTTCTTTACAATTGTTTTTCTGGTTGTGTTGTAGTCTTATTCAATCATTTATAAGATGGGATCTTAAGAATTTTTTCAGTTGGGGCCTCAAATTGTACTTAGTTCTATGAATTTATGTGTTTTAAGCATCCAGATTGCAAAATACATAGGATCTATTATCATGAAACTTGGTGATCTTCCCATTGTTATTTAGATTAAACCAAAAAAAAGGAAATTGAAATAAACCAAGGTTGTAAAACCGTGGATATCAGATATTTCACCAGTTATGGTTTCGTTGCGTGATTAATCCAGACTTTTGGGGTGTTTGATGAGTTAAATTTTCTTGAATTACGAGTGTACACGACCTTTGATTTATACCTGGCATTGGATGCATTTTCATTCAAAAGCCTGATAAAGAGGAAACCCTACCCGAGTTGGATTTTTATCCCTTGTTTTAACGATAATACTCTGACGAAAGATGTATAAGAACTTCATATTTGTTAATCAAGTTGGTGATATTATATGCCTTCCTTGCTTTATTACTTTTAGTTTAATATGAAACTGACCAAAACCCCATTATGCAAATTCATTCCACAGTAAATACACCGAGCTTATTAAAACCAGTTTGAAGTACTAGAATCTGTCATGTTAGTTATCCCTTTTCTTCCTCTTGTTTTTTTCTGTACGCATTTCATTAAGGACATCAGCTATATCTTTTTGCTCACTGATAGTGACATACTGCTAAAAGATATTAGAAATTTTATGTTTTCCTATGTATATATGTTCGGTTGACAGCATAGCAATTTACCTATATACATCTAATATAAGAATCATGTTGACTAAGAGCATAGCAATTTAGCCGAGGTAATAATCTTCTCGTCCTATCAACTCTGTAATGTCCCCAACTAGCCGTAACCAAGGACTGATTTTTGTTTGCCATAGTATGATGTATGTTATgcatctttcttttcttttaatggttatatttattaaattgttctTTCTTCAAACAGGATTGCGCCTCATTTGTCTCCGATATATCGACCTTCTTTATATTTGTTGGATCATTTTGCGTCAGTGAAGTTACTCATTTTTCGCCTGAAAATTCCATTTGTTGCAGTCTTAATAGAAAAAACATCAGGAGATGACAAAAAACTGTTCTTGCATTATTGGAAACTCTTCAATTCCAAGATTTTGGCCTTGAACGAGTTTCCACATTTTTGTTCTGAATGAGGGTGTAGCTATAGGATGTAACTGCTGTTACCTTATTTAGGACTGAATGAATGGTCAGCCTAGCCAGCATAAAAGTGAATCTTGGATGGTGAATTTGAACAATTCTTAcagattaaaaaagaaaaaagacttGTTTTGTTGGTACATTTATTATGGATAACAAGAGCGGGATACTGATGCAAAGATACGAGATAGGAAGGTTATTAGGTCAGGGTGCGTTTGCAAAAGTATATTATGCTAGGAGTTACCAGACGGGGCAAAGTGTTGCTATTAAAGTGATAGACAAGGAGAAGGTCATGAGAATTGGGAATGCTGCTCAAATTATACGCGAAATATCCATTATGAGACTGGCGAGACatccaaatattatatttctttATGAAGTTTTGGCTACAAAAACAAAGATTTATTTTGTGATGGAGTATGCTAAAGGTGGCGAGCTATTCAGCAAGGTGGCTAAGGGAAAATTACAGGAAGATGtagcaagaaaatattttcagcagTTAATAAATGCAGTTGATTTCTGCCATAGCAGGGCTGTCTACCATCGGGATTTAAAACCTGAAAACATATTATTAGACGAGAACGAAAATCTGAAAGTTTCAGATTTTGGTTTGAGTGCCCTTGCTGAATCAAAACGCCTAGACGGGCTCCTTCATACCACGTGTGGAACTCCTGCCTATGTTTCTCCTGAAGTAATAAACAGGAAAGGTTATGATGGGGCCAAAGCTGATGTTTGGTCGTGTGGGGTGATTCTTTATGTTTTATTGGCCGGCTATCTGCCGTTCTATGATTCTAATTTGATGGAGATGTACAGAAAAATCGTGAAAGCGAAATTTAAGTTCCCGAGTTGGTTTCAACCTGAAGTACGCAAATTACTTACAAGAATACTGGATCCAAATCCAGAAAGTCGAATTACAATAGCAAGAATCAAGGAAAATGCTTGGTTTAGGAGAGGGATAAGcatgaaatcaagaacatataaTGCAGAGAGTAGTATAACTAATTCATCAGATAGAAATGTTGCGGCTTCATTTCAGCACGAAAATGGTGGTGCTTTGGAAGAAATTCCGAGGATTACAAACCTAAATGCGTTTGATATAATCTCATTATCAGATGGATTTGATGTTTCCAGATTGTTCGAGGAGCCTTGTTCAAAAGCCCGATTCTTTTCCTGGAAACCTGCATCAGTTATTGTCTCTACGCTGGAAGAAATTGCCAAACGTTCAAAGCAGAAGCTAAGTAAAAAAGACGAGGGGTTGTTCAAGTTTGAGGCAGCGAAGGAAGGTAGGAATGGAATTTTATCAATTGAAGCGGAGATATTTGGGGTCGCCCCAGCGTCTCATATGGTGGAAGTGAGGAAAACAAGTGGAGATACCTCggaatattataatttattggaTGAAGTTCTTAGACCTGGtcttcaagaaattgtttggaCTTGACAAGGTGAACCGCTGCGAGTTCACTTCCTTTCAGCCTGTCAAATACATTGAATCGCTCCATTGACTGAATTCCCGAGTCTTTTAAGAAACTGATTTTGTGTAGGCTCAAAATGTTTGTGGAAAGAAATTCTTGGTGTAACTATACCCCTGAGTTCTTCAAATTTTGTGACGCCCTCTCATTTAGAAATGCAGTATATTCTAGCTGCCTCTTGCTGTTTTTTACCATTACTAAATTGtgcatttttctttaaaattcttGAGCTATATTTGTGTAAGTTTCTTACCTTGGTCTGGTTCTAAACAACGATGGGATCTAATTGTACACCTACTTTCCAAATATTGAGGCTCAAATTGTTCATTCATTTGAACACCACAGATTCCTCACGTTAATACATTATTGTACACCTTTGGGCGTAGCATTTACATGATAAAGAGTCAAATTAAACAAACATGGGAGACTTTGTCAAGTCAATTATCTCAGGATACGCAACTGCCTTTCTCTTCTTGCTACCTGAACTTATCATATGGCAAGGCGAGGGTGTAAAAATGTCTATAATCTCGACTTTTTGAGGTATACAAGGCTTATTGATTGAGAGTTGATCTTCACTAGCAACAAAGGTTGTTGTAAACTGTTGCTTGCCCCACTCTTCT
This window of the Primulina huaijiensis isolate GDHJ02 chromosome 3, ASM1229523v2, whole genome shotgun sequence genome carries:
- the LOC140973007 gene encoding CBL-interacting serine/threonine-protein kinase 10-like, translating into MDNKSGILMQRYEIGRLLGQGAFAKVYYARSYQTGQSVAIKVIDKEKVMRIGNAAQIIREISIMRLARHPNIIFLYEVLATKTKIYFVMEYAKGGELFSKVAKGKLQEDVARKYFQQLINAVDFCHSRAVYHRDLKPENILLDENENLKVSDFGLSALAESKRLDGLLHTTCGTPAYVSPEVINRKGYDGAKADVWSCGVILYVLLAGYLPFYDSNLMEMYRKIVKAKFKFPSWFQPEVRKLLTRILDPNPESRITIARIKENAWFRRGISMKSRTYNAESSITNSSDRNVAASFQHENGGALEEIPRITNLNAFDIISLSDGFDVSRLFEEPCSKARFFSWKPASVIVSTLEEIAKRSKQKLSKKDEGLFKFEAAKEGRNGILSIEAEIFGVAPASHMVEVRKTSGDTSEYYNLLDEVLRPGLQEIVWT